Proteins found in one Crassostrea angulata isolate pt1a10 chromosome 3, ASM2561291v2, whole genome shotgun sequence genomic segment:
- the LOC128178263 gene encoding protein Star-like: MDGSKVFLTIAVLGTLLVVSLLAAMKAFITDPTSNDQQQATVPLVPEMFRQRKELNVENFNANTCYEPKSFKPKIILQARKLRYDFRAMTKKLNKEKVAMDDARLLSLIRNYWIYNPSLKQYKFYDHRIDYSSGQSSLVDSLLNNKENGFYVECGAYDGETQSTTLLFERYRKWQGLLIEADPTSFQKLMLKHRMAFILNACVSPYPYPLMMKLTKRGIYSRIEVNTTSPFTYVQCFPLHSILLALDLQAVDFLSLDLSGIELDVLKTMPLKSINIETLSISCDRCSDKNETDIIYYLKSNNYKLVTKIENYDMLSRDLIFIRKHSSA, encoded by the exons ATGGATGGAAGCAAAGTGTTTCTAACCATTGCCGTCCTCGGCACACTGCTGGTGGTGTCTTTGCTTGCTGCTATGAAAGCCTTCATTACTGACCCGACCAGCAACGACCAGCAACAAGCCACGGTTCCATTGGTACCGGAAATGTTTCGTCAGCGCAAAGAACTGAACGTCGAAAACTTCAACGCCAATACTTGCTACGAACCAAAAAGTTTTAAACCAAAGATCATACTTCAAGCAAGAAAATTGAGATACGATTTTAGAGCTATGACTAAGAAATTAAACAAGGAAAAGGTCGCCATGGATGACGCTCGTTTGCTAAGTTTGATAAGAAACTACTGGATTTATAATCCTTCTCTTAAGCAGTACAAATTTTACGACCATAGAATCGACTATTCCTCCGGTCAGTCATCCCTTGTAGACAGTTTACTGAATAACAAG GAGAATGGCTTCTATGTAGAATGCGGTGCGTACGATGGTGAGACACAGTCTACTACCCTGCTTTTTGAGAGATACCGGAAGTGGCAAGGATTGCTGATCGAAGCCGATCCGACGAGTTTTCAAAAGTTGATGCTTAAACATAGAATGGCTTTCATTTTAAACGCGTGTGTCAGTCCTTATCCGTATCCATTGATG ATGAAGTTGACAAAGAGAGGCATTTATTCGAGAATCGAAGTCAACACAACAAGTCCTTTCACTTATGTACAGTGTTTTCCATTACATTCAATACTACTTGCTTTAGATTTACAAGCTGTGGACTTTCTAAGTTTGGATCTTTCTGGAATAGAGTTAGACGTTTTAAAGACAATGCCACTGAAATCGATAAATATAGAAACATTATCCATTTCGTGTGATCGATGCAGtgacaaaaatgaaacagaTATTATTTATTACCTGAAATCCAACAACTACAAACTCgtcacaaaaattgaaaattacgACATGCTATCAAGGGATTTGATATTTATTCGGAAACATTCGAGCGCGTGA